From Bacillus pumilus, one genomic window encodes:
- a CDS encoding DUF1648 domain-containing protein: protein MYWLFNNKVLLAVIVLTFLISILNYPFSYNEIPIHFNGWNESDLIVKKYNGLFISPVCMIIAYYMNKISIQAFYAIYLFAILQMVIIYMAIY from the coding sequence ATGTATTGGTTATTTAACAATAAAGTTCTTTTAGCAGTTATTGTATTAACATTTTTAATTTCTATCTTAAATTATCCGTTTAGTTATAACGAAATTCCGATACATTTTAATGGATGGAATGAGTCTGATTTAATTGTAAAAAAATATAACGGACTTTTTATTTCTCCAGTATGTATGATTATTGCCTATTATATGAATAAAATTTCAATTCAAGCTTTCTATGCAATATATTTATTTGCGATTCTTCAAATGGTAATAATTTATATGGCTATATATTAA
- a CDS encoding MarR family transcriptional regulator, with the protein MEYNIHDTTVLKEEILSPEEKKTWVLYMKVLTAAGLGDVSEWMKLDMSMPQMKVLMLLNNHGSLKVSEIAEKMGASLSNMTGLLDRLEQSHFVERKHSERDRRIIVVELTEEAKNIFRSIYQKGHEKIKNSLQRLNDEEKEKVNEGLAILEKALRPERG; encoded by the coding sequence GTGGAATATAATATTCATGACACCACTGTATTAAAAGAAGAGATTCTATCTCCAGAGGAAAAAAAGACATGGGTGCTTTATATGAAAGTACTCACAGCTGCAGGTCTTGGAGATGTTTCAGAATGGATGAAGCTCGATATGAGTATGCCTCAAATGAAGGTGCTCATGCTGCTCAATAACCATGGCTCTCTCAAAGTATCCGAAATCGCTGAAAAAATGGGCGCTTCTCTATCCAATATGACAGGTCTGCTTGACCGGTTAGAACAGTCTCACTTTGTCGAGCGAAAACACTCTGAGCGTGACCGGAGAATCATTGTCGTAGAACTAACGGAGGAAGCGAAAAATATTTTCAGAAGCATTTATCAAAAAGGACACGAAAAAATCAAAAATTCCCTGCAACGGCTCAATGACGAGGAAAAAGAAAAAGTCAACGAAGGGCTGGCTATTTTAGAAAAAGCACTGCGTCCTGAACGCGGCTAA
- a CDS encoding YnfA family protein → MILTIVLFLLAGIAEIGGGYLVWLWLREAKPVSYGIAGSLILVAYGIIPTFQQFPTFGRVYAAYGGVFVVLAVFWGWWIDRKTPDFYDWIGALICLAGVSVMLFAPRSS, encoded by the coding sequence ATGATCTTGACGATCGTTCTTTTTTTATTAGCAGGAATAGCAGAAATTGGCGGCGGCTACCTTGTGTGGCTTTGGCTGCGTGAAGCCAAACCCGTCAGCTACGGGATTGCTGGGAGCCTCATCCTCGTCGCTTATGGGATCATCCCTACCTTCCAGCAGTTCCCGACCTTTGGACGAGTTTATGCGGCCTATGGCGGTGTGTTTGTGGTTCTTGCTGTGTTTTGGGGCTGGTGGATCGATCGTAAAACACCTGATTTCTACGACTGGATAGGTGCTTTGATCTGTTTAGCCGGGGTCAGTGTGATGTTATTTGCGCCCCGCAGTTCATAG
- the mprF gene encoding bifunctional lysylphosphatidylglycerol flippase/synthetase MprF, which produces MWNKKTGMTILKMLFPIVIILVLIFVAKQELSGLSIKKTFYIIDSLNRMDLFILVFLGLVAVLSMSLYDFILRRSLNMPISGWKTIRISWIANSFNSVLGFGGLSGAGLRTLLYKEYITDTKKLLKGIALLTSSVLLGLSIFSDLILVRVLPVESIISQEPWLWAFVIIFACIVPIYIIMASIRKSSIESGENGLKHPIYAYIGASFLEWLAAGLVMYMAVVSMGMNVDVRIVLGVFAIASIGGLISMVPGGFGSFDLIFLLSMQYIGFDKEMVLTALVLYRFVYSIFPFILGLCLAAYDLTGTTLRRLEGNPRMAPAIETTNVLIVLHRALLIRLLYGSLSILTFGSGLLIMASVVLPVDRLGVITSIPRFLLSGFNGLSLMFGIILMILSIEVYKRTKRSYVLTMIALAGGFVFTLLKGFNLSLIFILPVIMAVFFSLRNQFVKQQAPYSLYQFVAAAAGYLLVLFNYNVIGNFIWTKIGHFLSKDYLVHNERHITMTSMIALIGVPLFFFISKLIFNKKAFPIGEIADEEKLKTFLEEKGGNALSHLGFLGDKKLFFSSDGEAMLQFGRIGRCVIVLGDPSGRKASYPLVLEEFLQQTEKAGYRVAFYQVEREGMALYHDLGFHFFKLGEEAMVDLETFSLSGKKKSNLRAVANKFEREGYTFEMLEPPFSDEFISTLKQISDSWLGKKKEKGFSLGYFQEDYLQKAPVAILKDEQGEIISFVSLMPMYQEGEISIDLMRHMHDAPNGMMDALFIHLFQWAKEKGYKSFNMGMAPLSNVGTFHQSFLTERLASVIFNNVRFMYSFSGLRSFKQKYKPEWRGKYLAYKKNTSLPVTMVLVTKLIGMDPNRNRRP; this is translated from the coding sequence ATGTGGAACAAAAAAACGGGTATGACGATCTTAAAAATGCTTTTTCCGATCGTGATCATCCTTGTCTTAATTTTTGTCGCCAAGCAGGAGCTGAGCGGCCTTTCCATTAAAAAGACGTTTTATATTATTGACAGCTTGAATCGAATGGACTTGTTTATTCTTGTCTTTCTTGGACTTGTCGCAGTGTTATCGATGTCCTTATATGATTTTATTTTACGAAGAAGCCTTAATATGCCCATCAGCGGCTGGAAAACGATTCGCATTTCCTGGATTGCGAACTCCTTTAACAGTGTCCTTGGGTTCGGCGGTCTATCAGGAGCAGGGCTTAGAACGCTTCTATACAAGGAGTACATAACCGATACGAAAAAACTGCTGAAAGGCATTGCCCTTTTGACTTCCTCGGTCCTTTTGGGCTTATCTATTTTCAGTGATCTGATCTTGGTGAGGGTGCTTCCTGTAGAAAGTATTATCAGCCAAGAGCCGTGGCTATGGGCCTTTGTTATCATCTTTGCCTGTATTGTACCGATATATATCATCATGGCATCAATTCGAAAAAGCTCGATTGAGAGCGGTGAAAATGGACTGAAGCATCCGATTTACGCTTATATCGGTGCATCGTTTTTAGAATGGCTGGCAGCTGGTCTTGTCATGTACATGGCTGTCGTCTCTATGGGGATGAACGTCGATGTCCGGATTGTATTAGGCGTATTTGCGATTGCGTCAATCGGCGGTTTAATCAGTATGGTTCCGGGCGGATTTGGTTCGTTTGATCTCATCTTTTTACTCAGCATGCAGTACATTGGGTTTGATAAAGAGATGGTGCTGACGGCGCTCGTTTTGTACCGCTTCGTGTACTCGATTTTCCCGTTTATCCTTGGCCTTTGTCTAGCTGCTTACGATTTAACGGGAACGACGCTTAGACGTCTTGAAGGCAATCCGAGAATGGCACCTGCCATAGAAACAACGAACGTCTTAATTGTGTTGCACCGTGCTTTATTAATCCGTTTATTGTACGGATCTTTATCGATTTTAACCTTTGGAAGCGGCTTGCTCATCATGGCGTCTGTTGTGCTTCCTGTCGATCGATTAGGCGTGATTACCAGCATTCCACGCTTTCTGTTATCAGGATTTAATGGTCTTTCTTTAATGTTCGGAATTATTCTGATGATATTGTCCATTGAAGTGTATAAACGAACAAAAAGATCGTATGTGCTGACGATGATCGCCCTAGCAGGCGGCTTTGTGTTTACTTTGTTAAAAGGATTTAACCTGAGTCTCATCTTTATTCTGCCAGTCATCATGGCTGTATTTTTCTCTCTTCGAAATCAATTTGTGAAGCAGCAGGCACCTTATTCCTTGTATCAGTTTGTGGCGGCCGCCGCTGGATATTTACTCGTGCTGTTTAACTATAATGTCATCGGCAACTTTATTTGGACAAAAATTGGGCATTTCTTGAGTAAGGATTACCTGGTGCATAATGAACGGCATATCACGATGACGAGCATGATTGCTCTCATCGGTGTACCACTTTTCTTTTTCATTAGTAAATTGATTTTTAATAAAAAAGCATTTCCTATTGGAGAAATAGCAGATGAGGAAAAATTAAAAACGTTTTTAGAGGAAAAGGGCGGAAATGCCCTCAGTCATCTTGGCTTTTTAGGCGATAAAAAATTATTTTTCTCAAGTGATGGAGAGGCGATGCTTCAATTTGGACGAATTGGCCGCTGCGTCATTGTGCTCGGAGATCCCTCTGGACGTAAAGCGTCCTATCCACTTGTGCTTGAAGAGTTTTTACAGCAGACCGAAAAAGCAGGCTATCGCGTCGCTTTTTATCAAGTAGAACGGGAAGGAATGGCACTTTATCATGACTTAGGCTTTCATTTCTTTAAGCTTGGAGAAGAAGCCATGGTCGATTTAGAAACGTTCTCTCTCTCCGGTAAGAAAAAATCAAATTTACGGGCTGTGGCCAATAAGTTTGAACGAGAAGGCTATACGTTTGAAATGCTGGAACCGCCTTTTTCAGATGAGTTCATTTCAACCTTAAAACAGATTTCTGACAGCTGGCTCGGAAAGAAAAAAGAAAAAGGATTTTCGCTCGGCTATTTTCAAGAAGATTATCTTCAAAAAGCACCGGTTGCGATTCTGAAGGATGAACAAGGGGAGATCATTTCTTTTGTGTCACTAATGCCGATGTATCAAGAAGGGGAGATTTCTATCGACTTAATGCGTCATATGCATGATGCACCGAACGGGATGATGGATGCGCTGTTTATCCACCTTTTTCAATGGGCGAAAGAAAAAGGCTACAAATCCTTTAACATGGGAATGGCGCCTTTATCAAATGTAGGGACGTTTCATCAGTCCTTCCTCACGGAGCGTTTGGCGAGTGTCATTTTCAACAACGTCAGATTTATGTACAGCTTCAGCGGATTAAGGTCGTTTAAACAGAAATATAAACCCGAGTGGCGCGGAAAATATTTAGCGTATAAAAAGAATACATCATTACCTGTCACAATGGTGCTTGTCACCAAGCTGATTGGGATGGACCCAAATCGCAACCGGCGTCCATAG
- a CDS encoding thiol-disulfide oxidoreductase DCC family protein gives MKKIIYLDQEKKKLAESKKREQRSIKSLRLLVFYDGQSPSCAKAIDLLKALDWKNRIHFESFRHSQLLKLNKISEEKAEKRIVSISLAKNQKNSGIYTWLRIACNIPALWGTIPFIVLSIWLGFGQHAYDYFARKRYIHSVKQVTRPGTDQQKTI, from the coding sequence ATGAAAAAAATCATTTATCTCGATCAAGAAAAAAAGAAGCTCGCTGAATCGAAAAAAAGAGAACAGCGTTCCATCAAATCACTGAGGCTGCTTGTGTTTTATGACGGGCAAAGTCCTTCATGTGCAAAAGCGATTGACTTGTTGAAAGCTCTCGATTGGAAGAACCGTATTCATTTTGAATCCTTTAGGCATTCGCAGCTGCTCAAGCTGAACAAAATAAGTGAAGAGAAGGCAGAAAAACGAATCGTGTCTATTTCCTTAGCCAAAAACCAAAAAAATTCGGGGATCTATACGTGGCTGCGAATTGCCTGCAATATCCCTGCATTATGGGGAACGATCCCATTCATCGTGCTCAGCATTTGGTTAGGCTTTGGACAGCATGCGTATGATTATTTTGCGAGAAAACGGTACATTCATTCTGTCAAACAAGTCACTCGTCCTGGTACAGATCAACAGAAGACCATTTAA
- a CDS encoding rhamnogalacturonan acetylesterase: MTTIYLAGDSTVSSYPDRPVQGGWGEFLHRYTAQGVSVENRAIGGRSSKTFIEEGRLDDILADIQPGDWLFTQMGHNDASTEKPERHTDPFTTYKSYLSQYIHGARAKGATPLLLTPVGRFHEKDGEYINDFPDYCAAMKELADEEEVLLVDLNTASLQFYQISGIEKTTSYFMLSTGIEDRTHFTKEGADAIARLVSLELKDLGLTIV, from the coding sequence ATGACAACCATCTATTTAGCTGGTGATTCAACCGTTTCATCTTACCCAGACCGTCCTGTTCAAGGAGGATGGGGAGAGTTTTTACATCGCTATACAGCGCAAGGCGTGAGCGTCGAAAACCGTGCAATCGGTGGAAGAAGCTCAAAAACATTCATTGAAGAAGGACGGCTTGATGACATATTGGCTGACATTCAGCCAGGGGATTGGCTGTTCACACAAATGGGGCACAATGATGCTTCAACGGAGAAGCCCGAGCGGCATACAGATCCTTTCACGACGTATAAAAGCTATTTGTCTCAATATATTCATGGAGCAAGAGCGAAAGGAGCAACACCGCTTTTATTAACGCCAGTCGGCCGCTTTCATGAAAAAGACGGAGAATATATCAATGATTTTCCAGATTACTGTGCCGCTATGAAGGAATTAGCTGATGAAGAAGAGGTCCTTCTCGTTGATTTGAATACGGCAAGCCTTCAGTTTTATCAAATTTCCGGCATAGAGAAAACGACTTCTTACTTTATGCTGTCAACAGGCATAGAGGATCGCACGCACTTTACAAAAGAAGGAGCAGATGCGATCGCACGACTTGTTTCGCTTGAATTAAAAGACCTTGGATTAACGATTGTGTGA
- a CDS encoding ketoacyl-ACP synthase III encodes MMSKARITAIGTYVPEKKLTNFELEQMVETSNDWIIQRTGIHERRITRSDEFTSDLCVSAVKDLMHRYNKKVEDVDMIIVATSTPDFPFPSVSSIIQDQLNINQAGAIDLSAACAGFVYALHTANGLISSGLHKKVLVIGADTISKITDYADRSTCILFGDGAGAVLVERDEQSNDFIGFHLGSDGRGAQHVYRSGLSKKVNDIELIDTQCLVQNGREVFRWVVRNIPDSIRKILEKTQTSLDQVDWFIPHSANLRLIEPICEKLEYSLEKTLYSLVNYGNTSAATIPLALDLGIREGKVKNGDRVLMYGFGSGLVHAGQLLEINFDQLINAPTPL; translated from the coding sequence ATGATGTCAAAAGCAAGAATTACAGCTATTGGTACCTATGTACCTGAAAAGAAATTAACAAATTTTGAGCTTGAGCAAATGGTCGAAACAAGTAATGATTGGATTATCCAAAGAACAGGAATTCATGAACGTAGAATAACTCGTTCTGATGAATTTACCAGTGATTTATGTGTATCTGCTGTAAAAGATTTAATGCACAGATATAATAAAAAAGTTGAAGATGTAGATATGATTATTGTAGCAACTAGTACACCAGATTTCCCATTCCCATCTGTTTCCAGCATAATACAGGATCAATTAAATATAAACCAAGCAGGTGCTATAGATTTAAGTGCAGCGTGTGCAGGATTTGTTTATGCATTGCATACAGCAAACGGTTTAATTTCTTCTGGACTCCACAAAAAGGTATTAGTTATTGGAGCAGACACAATCTCAAAAATTACGGATTATGCCGATAGAAGTACATGCATTCTATTTGGTGATGGTGCTGGTGCAGTATTAGTTGAAAGAGATGAACAATCCAACGACTTCATTGGATTCCATCTAGGAAGTGATGGAAGAGGAGCGCAACATGTATATCGTTCTGGACTATCAAAAAAGGTCAATGATATTGAGTTAATCGATACTCAATGTCTTGTACAAAATGGTAGAGAAGTTTTTCGATGGGTTGTAAGAAATATTCCAGACAGCATACGAAAGATTTTAGAAAAAACACAAACGAGTTTAGATCAAGTTGATTGGTTTATACCCCATAGTGCTAACTTAAGATTGATAGAACCAATTTGTGAAAAATTAGAATACTCATTGGAAAAGACACTTTATAGCTTAGTCAATTATGGAAATACCTCTGCTGCTACAATTCCTTTAGCTCTTGACCTTGGAATCCGTGAAGGAAAAGTCAAAAATGGAGATCGAGTTCTTATGTACGGTTTTGGGAGTGGTTTGGTTCACGCAGGACAACTTTTAGAAATAAATTTTGACCAACTAATTAATGCTCCAACCCCGTTGTAA
- a CDS encoding zinc-binding alcohol dehydrogenase family protein, with protein MKAVGLLEYLPIEHEQSLMDQEVEKPKAMGRDILVKVEAVSVNPVDTKVRSPKDQKEEELKILGYDASGTVVEVGEACTLFQPGDHVYYAGDITRQGSNSEYQLVDERIVAKKPANLSFAEAAAMPLTTITAYEALFDRMHMKRNAEGATLLIIGGAGGVGSIAIQLAKLANATVIATASRPETKEWCLSLGADHIIDHHEPLLAQLQEKGIGEVDFILCLNDTDGHFKGMAEAIKPQGTICTIVENQHNLDIQLLKNKSAAFVWEFMFTRPMYKTADMIKQHELLTEAAESFEQGTLTHTLTKVLSPINAAHLKQAHQTLEQGKMIGKFVLEGF; from the coding sequence GTGAAAGCCGTTGGACTATTGGAGTACTTACCGATTGAGCATGAGCAAAGCCTGATGGATCAGGAAGTAGAAAAGCCTAAAGCAATGGGCAGGGATATACTGGTGAAGGTAGAGGCAGTCTCAGTGAATCCAGTTGATACAAAGGTGAGATCACCGAAGGATCAGAAGGAAGAAGAACTGAAAATTCTTGGCTACGATGCAAGCGGCACGGTTGTTGAAGTCGGTGAAGCGTGTACATTATTTCAGCCAGGTGACCACGTATACTATGCGGGAGATATCACGCGTCAAGGCTCAAATAGTGAGTATCAGCTTGTGGATGAACGGATTGTGGCGAAAAAGCCTGCCAATCTCTCCTTTGCAGAAGCAGCCGCGATGCCTCTGACGACCATTACGGCATATGAAGCGTTATTTGACCGGATGCATATGAAGCGAAATGCAGAAGGGGCAACACTGCTGATCATCGGTGGTGCAGGCGGTGTAGGTTCTATCGCCATTCAACTAGCCAAATTAGCGAATGCCACTGTGATCGCCACCGCATCAAGACCTGAAACAAAAGAGTGGTGTCTGTCATTAGGTGCCGATCATATCATTGATCATCATGAGCCGCTTCTCGCGCAGCTTCAGGAAAAAGGAATAGGCGAAGTGGATTTTATTTTATGCTTAAATGACACAGATGGACATTTCAAAGGCATGGCAGAAGCCATAAAACCCCAAGGCACGATCTGTACCATTGTCGAGAATCAGCACAATCTAGACATTCAATTACTCAAAAATAAAAGTGCTGCATTTGTATGGGAGTTCATGTTCACACGCCCTATGTACAAAACAGCGGACATGATCAAACAGCATGAGCTTTTAACAGAGGCAGCTGAGTCATTTGAACAGGGAACATTAACGCATACCTTAACAAAGGTTCTCAGTCCGATCAATGCTGCTCATTTGAAACAGGCACATCAAACGCTTGAGCAAGGAAAAATGATTGGCAAATTTGTGCTGGAAGGATTTTAA
- a CDS encoding thioredoxin family protein codes for MTLNEWFTKGLTERTYVHNMEKNRENLLTVYNQYAIHQKEKELLQKLQKKKLRALVITADWCGDAMVNVPIFMRIASEALIDARYFIRDEHLDLMDQYLTNGTARSIPIIVIIDQDGNEVGKWGPRSTEAQRFVDGKKPDKDAPDFEEAFQVFAKEAAHHYTTDRYLWKDIEKEIVEVLEKI; via the coding sequence ATGACATTAAATGAATGGTTTACAAAGGGATTAACTGAACGTACATATGTACACAACATGGAGAAAAACCGAGAAAATCTGCTCACGGTGTACAATCAGTACGCAATTCATCAAAAAGAAAAAGAGCTGCTTCAAAAGCTGCAAAAGAAAAAGCTCAGAGCGCTTGTCATCACAGCGGATTGGTGCGGGGATGCGATGGTCAATGTACCAATTTTCATGCGTATCGCGAGTGAAGCACTCATTGATGCGCGCTATTTCATTCGGGACGAGCATCTAGATCTGATGGATCAGTATTTAACGAACGGGACCGCAAGATCGATTCCGATTATCGTGATCATTGATCAGGACGGGAATGAAGTAGGAAAATGGGGGCCACGCTCAACAGAAGCACAGCGCTTTGTTGATGGGAAAAAACCAGACAAGGATGCACCTGATTTTGAAGAAGCTTTTCAAGTATTTGCGAAAGAAGCCGCACACCACTATACGACAGATCGTTACTTATGGAAAGATATTGAGAAAGAAATAGTAGAAGTTTTGGAAAAAATATAA
- a CDS encoding YfiT family bacillithiol transferase, protein MTSLQYPIGLYEPVEEKTKEQLEAWIDQLAAIPQEYEAVTYQLTDGQLDTPYRPGGWTVRQLIHHVADSHLNAYLRFKLALTEETPDIRPYDQEGFAELPDSKAPISLSLPLISSLHRRWVTLLRGMSEEDFNAFYYHPADQQTVSLYDATGMYVWHSKHHLAHITELIKRNQWN, encoded by the coding sequence ATGACGTCATTACAATATCCGATTGGCTTATATGAACCGGTTGAAGAAAAAACGAAAGAACAGCTTGAGGCATGGATTGATCAGTTGGCTGCGATTCCACAAGAGTATGAAGCGGTGACCTATCAGTTGACAGATGGTCAGCTGGATACACCCTATCGGCCTGGAGGATGGACCGTCCGTCAGCTCATTCATCACGTAGCAGACAGCCACCTGAATGCTTATTTACGATTCAAACTTGCGCTCACAGAAGAGACACCGGATATACGTCCATACGATCAGGAGGGATTTGCCGAGCTTCCAGACAGCAAGGCGCCCATCAGCCTGTCACTTCCCTTGATCAGCAGTCTGCATCGCAGGTGGGTTACTTTACTTCGGGGAATGTCAGAGGAAGACTTCAATGCGTTTTATTATCACCCAGCCGATCAACAAACGGTGTCCTTATATGATGCAACAGGAATGTACGTCTGGCATTCAAAGCATCACCTTGCCCATATCACGGAATTAATCAAAAGAAATCAATGGAATTAA
- a CDS encoding NAD(P)/FAD-dependent oxidoreductase: protein MTEQLELFDVTIIGGGPAGMYTAFYSGMRDLKTKVLEYNESLGGKILLYPEKVIWDVGGLPPTRGEQLIQQLETQAKTFEPEIALNQKITTFERDEHHNILLTAENGDRHLTKTLILAMGHGIPVQRKLEIEHADRYEVTNLYYTVQELKTFAGKRVVISGGGDSAVDWANALVPIAESVTVVHRRDMFGGHEKNVANMKASCTRILTPHELTELHGQGDKIDAVTIQNIETGEIERMETDAVIVNHGMKGDLSVLSEWGLKQGEWGLIEVNEKMETNLPGVYAVGDLCTHKSKVRLIAGTFVDGVNALNSAKLYIEPEAEKVAYVSSHNERFKEKNKELQTAGAR, encoded by the coding sequence ATGACAGAGCAGCTTGAATTGTTTGACGTCACCATTATTGGCGGCGGTCCAGCAGGAATGTACACCGCCTTTTATAGTGGGATGCGGGACTTAAAGACCAAGGTACTTGAATATAACGAAAGCCTTGGCGGAAAAATCCTACTGTATCCTGAAAAAGTCATTTGGGATGTAGGGGGTTTGCCGCCAACAAGAGGCGAACAGCTGATTCAGCAGCTGGAAACGCAGGCGAAAACATTTGAACCAGAGATCGCACTGAATCAAAAAATCACAACATTTGAGCGCGATGAACATCATAATATTTTACTGACGGCTGAAAATGGCGATCGTCATTTGACAAAGACCCTCATATTAGCGATGGGCCACGGCATTCCTGTCCAGCGGAAACTTGAAATCGAGCATGCAGACCGCTATGAAGTGACAAACCTTTATTACACAGTGCAGGAGCTTAAGACATTTGCAGGAAAGCGGGTTGTTATCTCTGGAGGCGGCGACTCAGCGGTTGACTGGGCAAATGCGCTTGTTCCGATTGCTGAAAGTGTGACCGTCGTGCATCGCCGTGACATGTTTGGCGGACATGAGAAAAACGTCGCCAACATGAAGGCATCTTGCACACGAATTTTAACCCCGCATGAACTGACAGAACTTCATGGTCAAGGCGATAAAATTGATGCTGTCACCATCCAAAACATAGAGACAGGTGAAATCGAACGAATGGAAACAGACGCTGTCATCGTCAATCACGGCATGAAAGGCGATTTAAGTGTATTATCAGAATGGGGACTCAAGCAGGGTGAATGGGGACTGATCGAGGTCAATGAAAAAATGGAAACCAATTTACCAGGCGTCTATGCGGTAGGTGATTTATGTACACATAAAAGCAAGGTCCGCTTAATAGCTGGGACATTTGTTGACGGAGTCAATGCGCTCAATAGCGCAAAGCTTTATATTGAACCAGAAGCCGAAAAAGTGGCGTACGTGTCCTCACATAATGAACGCTTTAAAGAGAAAAACAAAGAATTGCAAACGGCTGGAGCTCGTTAA
- a CDS encoding transcriptional regulator, translated as MKINIGQIIKLYRYKQNMTQSELAEGICSVSHLSKIENGSKEANQDTINLLLERLGISQETLSQKARHLLSLLDEFQMNMYFYALDQAEQNAEMIIQHEEQFFSLDLGIQYHLSLFQFYLLTDKQPLALKTHRVLKKFEKTFIETEKEIFEYLDGIHLIKNGQLEEGLKKLESCFSYASVEQSDLYYHYAKALGNMGHLGDALEATHQAMDLYRQKNNFKRIIHCTLIHGVISLELKAFQTAKKYLKEVIMHTSLHPDAYIKMTAYFYYGVLLKREGDFSSAVPYLLDSLNYFNQEQIEDRYCETLYEIATLYAEYDRKKALPYIHELLKQPRIQPNCLYMIKIYKLMIEENPLDLKTYLIEAALPYFKQNELHSEYLFALRTLLSYAASELDERAYMSYTRTLLDHLASYVPYYKKA; from the coding sequence ATGAAAATCAATATCGGGCAAATCATCAAGCTCTACCGTTATAAACAAAATATGACCCAATCTGAATTGGCAGAAGGAATTTGTTCTGTCTCTCATTTAAGTAAAATCGAAAATGGCTCAAAGGAGGCCAATCAAGATACCATCAATTTACTGCTTGAACGGCTGGGCATCAGTCAAGAAACGCTGTCACAAAAGGCGCGTCACCTGCTGTCACTCTTGGATGAGTTTCAAATGAATATGTATTTCTATGCACTCGATCAAGCTGAACAAAATGCAGAAATGATCATTCAGCACGAAGAACAGTTCTTTTCGCTGGATTTAGGCATTCAGTATCATCTGTCCTTATTTCAATTTTATTTATTAACGGACAAACAGCCGCTTGCCTTAAAAACACACCGCGTGCTTAAAAAGTTTGAAAAAACCTTTATTGAAACAGAAAAAGAAATTTTCGAATATTTAGATGGCATTCATCTAATAAAAAATGGTCAGCTTGAAGAAGGCTTAAAAAAACTTGAGAGCTGCTTTTCTTACGCGTCTGTTGAACAAAGTGACCTATATTATCACTATGCAAAAGCACTCGGAAATATGGGACATCTTGGTGATGCGCTTGAAGCGACACATCAAGCGATGGATTTATATAGACAAAAGAACAATTTCAAGCGGATTATTCACTGTACACTCATTCATGGCGTGATCTCACTGGAACTAAAAGCCTTTCAAACGGCGAAGAAATATTTAAAAGAAGTGATTATGCACACGTCCCTTCACCCTGATGCCTATATTAAAATGACGGCTTATTTTTATTATGGGGTGCTCTTAAAACGTGAAGGCGATTTCTCTTCAGCTGTGCCTTATTTACTAGATTCACTCAATTACTTTAATCAAGAACAGATAGAAGACCGTTACTGTGAAACATTGTATGAAATTGCGACATTATATGCTGAATATGACCGCAAAAAGGCACTTCCCTACATACACGAGCTCTTAAAACAGCCTCGTATTCAGCCAAATTGTTTATATATGATCAAGATCTATAAATTGATGATTGAGGAAAACCCTCTTGATTTGAAAACCTATTTGATCGAAGCAGCCCTTCCTTACTTTAAACAAAATGAGCTGCACAGTGAGTACTTGTTTGCTCTTAGAACCTTGCTTTCCTATGCGGCTTCTGAGCTTGACGAACGTGCATATATGTCCTATACGAGAACGCTGCTTGATCACTTAGCATCATATGTTCCCTATTACAAAAAAGCATGA